Genomic segment of Coffea arabica cultivar ET-39 chromosome 1e, Coffea Arabica ET-39 HiFi, whole genome shotgun sequence:
GTTTATAGTTTATCTAGTTATTTGTTTGTCGAAACTTTTGTTCCATAAACTAAAAAAAGATTATGTAAACTCTATCAGGCCATTCAGAACCAGTCAGAACTGACTTGTCTTCAGAAGAAGCTTGATTGCTGtgttgatgaaaaagaaaaattgcagaGGTATATAGCTGCTCTCTGTTTTTCCCGAATATGGTCACCCATGTTATCTCTCGTTCCTGGATGACGGTGATACGTAATAGATTCTGGTGTTAGTATATAGTTGACCCGAACCTTCTGCCCTTCTTCGCTTTCAGAGTTGAATTTGGACATTTCTGATCccatagtactcttttggtgtCCAAAAATCTTGTAGGCATGTAGATGACTTGGTAAGACAACTAGAAGCTGAGAGGACTCAAGATGCACTGAGAAATCAGCCTGGTCTTCCTTCAATGGCCAAGAATCAGATACCCAATACTGCTCCACCTGAGCAGATAGAACTAAAAACAATGGTTGATGCCATTGCTGCAGCAAGCCAAAGGGAAGCGGAATCTCATCAGATGGCCATTTTCTTGtccaaagaaaatgatgaaCTTAAGATGAAGCTAAAAGTATTAATTGAAGATAATAACAAACTGATAGAACTATATGAAGCGGCAGTTGCACAAAATCATGCTGATGGTAAGGAAACTCATAAATCCAAAGAGCGGATGGAAGAAGAACAATATCATGACAGCCAATTTGCTGGGGAGCAACTGGAGATGAATAAAGAGGTTCAGAATGTAAAGCATCAACTTCTGGAGAtgcatgaagaaaatgagaaattgATGGGGCTATTTGAGAAAGCCATGCAAGAGAGGGATGAACTTAAACGACTTCTGGCCTCCAATGAACAGAAAAGTGTTGAGAAAAGAGGTGAGTGTGACCGCCCAGTTGAGCTTGTTGAAATGTATGAAGAAAATCATCTGAAGCTTGAAGAATCTTTCATGCCTGTTGATGAGAATGTTACTTCTAACAAAACGGGTTTCGTCGAAACAATGATGGAGGGTGGACATCTTCTTAAGTTAGAAGATAATTCAATATCTGTTGATGCAAAAAGCTTGTTGGTGGAAAGTGGTTTGTATGAAGTAAATGTGCAGGATGCCTCCAGTGAATGTTCTGTTAGTAGTCAGGACAATGACAGGTCTGAAGATTTGACTTGTTCTGAGATCGCAAATCTTGCAGAGAATGAAGTTTCAGGGCAAAGTGCACAGCATAAAGTTGAAACAGTCATGCTAAATGAATCTGAATCTGTAAGAGGGGACCTACTTCCGAATGAAGCTGGTTCATCTGAATACAAAACCAGTTTGGGGCATCAGGAGTCTGGTGGTAGTCCAAAAGTAGATGACAGGTCAGCAGCAATTTGCTTGTCAGAAGATGTGAGTTTGTTTAGAAAGAAGCTTGTTGAAGCACAAGAGAAGATTTCAAACTCTGCACAAAGTTTGAGTATATTTGGTACGCTTGAGAGAGCAATCCTTGAGGTTGATCAGTTATCACAAGAAATTGGAAGGCTAGAAAATGGCCTACAGGTGAAACAACAAGAGTATGCATTATCGAAGGTTTGTTCTACAGAGATTCATGAGAGGAGAGTCATTCTTGACAAGAAGTTGGCAGCACTGAGATACTCTTTGTCGAGCTTCTCTTCATCAATTAGATATTTTGAGCTACGTGAAGATCAAGCAAGAGAGAAGTTGAGTGCTTCATCGATGCATCTAAACCAGAAGAAACAAGAATTGGCCCGTCTGCAAGCGTCTAAAGATCAAATGATGGATGCACATGTAAGAataaaaaaatctgaaattgaAATGCAAAACTACCTGGCTGACCTGAAGTCGAAAGTGGAGGAAGAAACACGAAGACTAGAGAATGATAAGGTTCTCTTTGCCAtagataattttgaaaaaacagACGCCCGTCACTCACAGAGGAGTTGGCATCTGAGTGGTAAAGCAACTGAGCTTTTGAAGTCTGAGGAAGAGAAGACAAAATTGCAAAATCAAGTAAAGCAGACTCGGGAAAAACTTGGGCTCGCGAGAAAGGAAATTGAGCATATGAACCATAAACTAGGGAAGGTGGAGGTTGACATACAAGTTGTCAGTAATGAGATAGAAAATACTCTGCAGTCAGTGGAAGAGATGGGCAACAAGCTTCAGGGCATCATTAAAGAAAGAGAGATGCTTTTAGAGatgaaagaaaatggaagggATGAATTTGAGAACATGATACTCGAGTATCATCAACATATGTTTGAAACTGAACTAAAAGAGGAAGAAATGAGGATCTTGGATGAAGAGGTGCAGTCAGAATCAAGTAAAATAGAGGACTTAATGAGAGCAAAAGCAGTAGCAACGGAGAGAAAATCACAGCTGTTGGAGGCAATTGCTTGCCATTCCTGCTTTGTGTCTGACAAGATTGAGGAGGATCTTCATAGCATAAGGATGTCAGTTATGGAGTTGAATTCATTACTTAAATGAGTGTTGAAGGATTTGATAATTCTTTTGTTAATGCAGTTTCCTGGCTgcatgatttgcaaacctgctcttttttttttttttttgttaatatgGATCGTCTCACCCCGTGCTTATTGTAATGTATTGCCCGATCTGAAGTTACCCTGACTTGTGCAAATTGTGCACTACTatagggataatatcagaaaccttccttgaggtttctcttaatatcaaTTGACACTCTTAAAGTTTTAGAAATATTACTTACCTTCcctaataattataaaaagacTATATTAAATCTCACTTAACACATAATTCACATATTAAATAAATGggattcaaaaattaaaaaaagagaaacgaAAGTTGctttgttcttttttccttttctttatcatTCTCTCTTACtattttttggatgattatgcagtattttatttgtaaattataataaattgaattttgtttatcttttattttttgtgattgtgataaAGTGTGATATTGcttattttgatttgatttttataatgaCTAGTACAATTTAACGGTTTGGACAAGGGTTGAATATGGAGAGTGGAATTGgtgcaagtgtatttcttttcaaatatcttttctattttttaaatttatatttttatggggTTTAGTATTATGATGTGGTACTACTGCAAGAGATTATTTATAAGGTAATGGTTTTCTTGAAGTGAACAAAGTGATTTAGGAATATTTTGATTTAGCAAGTGAAAGGGTAGTTTAGAGCTTTTAAAAGTTTTGTTacactaataataaaagtaagagAGGTAAGTGATTTTTTAAAACCTTAGAAGTGCTAGGTGATATCAAGAGAAACTTCAGGGTAGGTTTATGATATTATCCCACTACTATAATCACATCAAACGGAATAGCATGTAAAGCATATAAAggcaagggataatttcaaaccTCCATTGAGGATTCTAACAATTCCGCTGTCCTCCCCTAAAGTTTAAAATATAATCACTTACCTCCCctatttgctatttggaacccaATGCTTACTTCATGGGTGGTCAAATGACTTTACTATCCTTACAACTTAGGAAATATTACGTATTTATATGGAGAGAAACAATTTAGTCACTCGTActaaattaatcatgattttgaatataaaaaatcttgaaaatcttgaacaCTAAATTTTATAACAATAATtgttaacattttaaaattctttttctatattttagtagttcttttaatttctttctcctaaaaaaagattaaaattacTATTTAGATATTATTATTTCATCAATGTTTCATAAGAAAACAAGATGAATATGAAAATACACAAAAAGAGGGTAAAGTATTAAAATATGTTTACAATTAGATTTTATTACATTATGGATAAAATGTAACTGCACATAatctattcttttctttctttagtgtttcttttcttttctttgtatacgtaatccaaacaagatggttaggaaaaaaattttctactttgATTTAATTGCTTTTCCAATAAAATCATGCCCTTTTATTAATCCAAATGTTGCTTGAGAGTtggttttttttaattaaagaaataattcaaaaaaacaTAACATATTTTAGCATattctatattttttaataGTAGCCATCTATTGTGATGTTTTTCTCATGAGAATGCCATACTTTGTCTTGTtcaatttcttttcaaaatctttCAAATTCTGATACTAATAGTTTTGGAATTTTTCGTGTAAATCTTGATTCCAAATAACAAGTTTTCCTTTCCAATACTTTGATTTTGCTATTTTATGTAGTACTATGAAAAATACTTATTGTTTTTAAATTCTATTACACTCATGCTAGAGTTTAGTCTTTATTATCTACTTTTAACTAATACTTCCTTTTGATTCTAAGTCAACCAACTAGTAATAAGTTAAGGGATATTTTTGGTATAAAATATTCTTCTTGCTCTTGAAATCAttttttattgttgattttaTTGCATTGGGCTAATTTGTTACAAGAATATTAGTTTTAAGGGAGGTTaatgatattttgaaaatatcAGGGGAGGGCAGTGAAACTGTCATAAgcctcaggagaggtttctgaaattatccctaaaggCAGTGCAAAACAATTTTGATCTTCAGCAGTAACATGACAGCTAACTTTCCGAGATGGACAAATGAAATACCAGAAAGGATTATATGATGATGTTTTTGGTAAACATCCTTAGGACTGCAGTTTCTTATACACGaactaattacagcattataaTTATGTCTGAAGAATTCGATATAAGAACCTTTTGAAAACAATATAACCATTAGCACTTGAGCACATCATTATCTGGAAGAaaggaggtttttttttttttaaaaaaaaaaaaaaaagccacaaTTTCACCTTCTAGTTCAAAGCACGTATACAATGCAATAGCTGTACGCAATCACTGTCAGCAGTAAGACTCCAGATTAGTGTCTCAGCAAAAGCAGAAATGAGAAAGGTGAGTGTAAGTAACCTGCTGCAGGAATTTATCATGCACCAGATTCTTGAGTTTATTAACATTCCAGCCATATCAGAAGAGAGAAGCTCATTAAGGTATTAACTGGATTTGTTATTATGTTTTCATAGGACCATGACACATAAGCTGCAGCAAGCTCAATGCGAAGTCTTATCATTAACAAGCCATTGATGATGATAAAACCAAATTGCAGTTTTAATAGAGGGGAAACAAGACAAGTTTTTCATTATATTTACTTCAGGGATATGAATCAAattcctccattccttgctggaAATGCTTTTCTACTTGGTTGAGAAGTATTATTGAACTTTTCCTGGTATTTATGTTTATGTACTGCATTCCCCCTTTAGTGGTAGTAGTCTCTCTAGAACACATTAATTGAACTCGACTCTTTAGAGGCAATGGTCTCTCTAAAACACATTAATTTGAACTCAACCATGATAGAAGCATCGGTTACCACATCTGCTTCTGAACTCAGAAGTCACAGAAGTCATGCATACAAGAacatttaatagtaaaatttcAATCACAcaacaagaaggaaaacaaTATTTGGAATCTATATTATACTCGTACCTTTAATAGAAAACAATTAATATTTCTCATATCTTCTCAATTTTCCTCCACAAGATACACCTTACAGATATCATCAATAAGCTATACCTTACAGCCTTCTTCTGGGGGAAAAAAATTTACTATTCTCGCAACAACCTTACATTCTTTTGACCACAATGTGTATGAGGCGATGTATTGTATTACAAGAGTTGCAAAGGTCAACTAAGATTGCACCATAAGAGGCTGCTATACCTTACGAGCCAATGTTCTCTGCTTTGTTGCATGCTGAACCACTTTTTCTTCCACAGGAAGACCCTTCCTGCGTCTCACAGCATCAATGAGTTTCCTTGCTGTATTGTGTGGCATGCTCGAACCATCTCCAAActcttctctctcttcttctGTCTTGGGTACAAAGAAAGGATCCTCTGGAAGTGTTTCCCAGTGACTAAGGACAAGTAGAGCACTTGCAGCACCAGAAGTCCATCTCCTCAGCTCATCGGCAAATCCAAAACTTTCAGCAACAGGAACATATGCATGTACAGTAAATAGAGGTGACCCTTCCTGCATTTCTTCCTTGACAACTCGGGCGCGCCTCCTAGAAAGCACTGCATACATGGAACCCAAATGCTCGGTTGGTGTGTTTAACTCACAAAAATACATTGCTTCCACAAGCCTAGGTTTTCTTTGAAGTAAAGCCGCCCTGCAAGCATCCTTAACAGCTGTCATAACCTGTCCAGCAAAGATGCCATACTGCTCTGACTGTGGAGCAGAAGCATCTGCCTCAATTGGTTGCGCAGCCAGTGGAGATATATAAACCTCAACTACAAATGCCAAACCCCACATAGGTTCTTCACACAATGGGCCAGATGCTGTAGCAAATTGGAATCCAGACACAACACTGCTCTCGAGACTCTCTGCTTCTCGCCATAAAGTTTGATCTGTTACTCCTGATGTATCAGCTGATTTACCACTCAAATCAGAGCCATCGAGGAATCCCAATCTAACAGAGACATAAGGGTGTCCCCTAATTAAAACAGGAGAATCGTCAAACTTTCCCTTTGTATCTGGAGTCAACAGAAGATTAGGACCCACCTGTCTAGGCCCCAAAGCCCAGATCCTATTAAAGAGTTTTTGCCACCGTGTTCTGCATTTCTCAGATCGTTCTTTGTCGGCCTCTGAATCTCCATTAGTATAATCACTTTCAACAGCATCAATAATGCGTTTCTTCAGTGCTTCAATTGGATTTTCATCTTCCACAATGCTACCTCTCGATGTTTCCAAGCTTTTGCAATCTTGACCAGATTTACCTCCTATAATATCCCCAATAAGCTCAGAACTCTCATCAAGCAGCTTCGTTAACATAGTTGGAAGTTTCATCACCTTCACTCGAACTACACACCTTCCATTTGGGGTAGTTTTCTCAATAACTTCAGAGCTGCCACTCAATTGCTTCAGATTATCTAATGGATTGCTTAACTCGCCTTCAATTGTCTCTTTGTATGATACAAGAGGGGGAGAGACTTCCAAGCTTACTTTTGCAAATCTCTCCTTCAAATCTTTAATGCATCTTTCGAGATGAACCTCACCTGCAGCAGCTAGCACGTGTTCACCTCTAGCAGATACTGCCACCTCAACAAATGGGTCTGCACGATTCAAAAGCCTTAGACCTTTCATCAGTGCGCCCATATCAGCAGGATCAGAAGGCTCAATTGCAACTTTCAAAGTGGGTGCAACTTGAAAAACCATGCTTGAGAAAGGCCAACAGTTCTTTGTGGATGACAGAGTTGCACTTTTCAGTATATTCTGGCCAAGACCTCTAATGGCAATGATATTCCCTGCCTTTGCAGAGGCAACAGGTCTCAACCCCTGACCCATCATCAGATAAATAGACTGCAGCTCAGCTTcctgcacatgcttctgcattGATTCCCCCTTTAATGGATCATACAAAGCTGAAAGCACAAAAATCCTCTGTCCTGCATGTAGAACTCCACTAAAGACCCTCGCAAATGCAAGGAAGCATTCTTCTGATTCACCACTAGCGTCATCTGCATAATTACTCAGATCCTCTCCTCGAGGAAGCATTTTTAATGGCACTGCAAACATCTTGGAAACAAAAGCAACACAAGGCGCAGTAGGGCTAGAATTGCAAGCCTCCACGGATTTCCTCACAACCTCTGCTTCAGCAAGCACCTCAGAGCTGCCAGCATTGTCCAAGGTCTCCCTCTTAGGAAGCAAGCGAGATATCCGGAAAGACTGAGCAGTAATAGGGTCAGGCATATGCTTAACCACCATTGCCAATATCCTGTCCGACAATGGGAGCCAACGGCTCATCACAGACTGAAGAACAGCCTTTGGATCCTTGTTCTGAAGT
This window contains:
- the LOC140010196 gene encoding uncharacterized protein, with the protein product MGDFDRTKIRNICILAHVDHGKTTLADHLIASYGGGVLHPKQAGRLRYMDYLDEEQRRAITMKSSSIALQYEDHSINLIDSPGHMDFCSEVSTAARLSDGALVLVDAVEGVHIQTHAVLRQAWIEKLTPCLVLNKIDRLISELRLSPMEAYTRLQRIVHEVNGIVSAYKSEKYLSDVDSLLSVPSGDVGDDNFEFVEDDEEDTFQPQKGNVAFVCALDGWGFSILDFAEFYASKLGASSAALQKALWGPRYFNAKTKMIVGKKGMSSGSKARPMFVQFVLEPLWQVYQAALEEDGDRGVLEKVIKSFNLLIPPRELQNKDPKAVLQSVMSRWLPLSDRILAMVVKHMPDPITAQSFRISRLLPKRETLDNAGSSEVLAEAEVVRKSVEACNSSPTAPCVAFVSKMFAVPLKMLPRGEDLSNYADDASGESEECFLAFARVFSGVLHAGQRIFVLSALYDPLKGESMQKHVQEAELQSIYLMMGQGLRPVASAKAGNIIAIRGLGQNILKSATLSSTKNCWPFSSMVFQVAPTLKVAIEPSDPADMGALMKGLRLLNRADPFVEVAVSARGEHVLAAAGEVHLERCIKDLKERFAKVSLEVSPPLVSYKETIEGELSNPLDNLKQLSGSSEVIEKTTPNGRCVVRVKVMKLPTMLTKLLDESSELIGDIIGGKSGQDCKSLETSRGSIVEDENPIEALKKRIIDAVESDYTNGDSEADKERSEKCRTRWQKLFNRIWALGPRQVGPNLLLTPDTKGKFDDSPVLIRGHPYVSVRLGFLDGSDLSGKSADTSGVTDQTLWREAESLESSVVSGFQFATASGPLCEEPMWGLAFVVEVYISPLAAQPIEADASAPQSEQYGIFAGQVMTAVKDACRAALLQRKPRLVEAMYFCELNTPTEHLGSMYAVLSRRRARVVKEEMQEGSPLFTVHAYVPVAESFGFADELRRWTSGAASALLVLSHWETLPEDPFFVPKTEEEREEFGDGSSMPHNTARKLIDAVRRRKGLPVEEKVVQHATKQRTLARKV
- the LOC113704569 gene encoding kinesin-like protein KIN-12E, translated to MPLFSDAASAIKSRFRYHDHASSSSSEVSSAMPAVKSTPDLMFKSATKEANSLTIRSFSESGFNDDDDSKTTPFVRSFEFHDDPSFWKEQNIQVIIRIRPLSSSEISLQGHGRCVRQDSSQAITWTGHPESRFTFDLIADETVSQEMLFKVAGVPMVENCMGGYNSCMFAYGQTGSGKTHTMLGDIEGGTRRHSVNSGMTPRVFEYLFSRIQKEREARREEKLRFTCRCSFLEIYNEQILDLLDPSSVNLQIREDNKKGIYVENLTEVEVTSARDVIQKLLQGATNRKVAATNMNHASSRSHSVFTCTLESKWESQGVTHHRFARLNLVDLAGSERQKSSGAEGERLKEATNINKSLSTLGLVIMNLVNVSNGKSLHVPYRDSKLTFLLQDSLGGNAKTSIIANISPSSSCSLETLSTLKFAQRAKYIKNHAIVNEDASGDVLAMRIQIQNLKKEVARLRSLANGVAENHETDPLAVSFPGSPGNFKWEGLNGLSSPLTSNKRMSTKKEYEVALVGAFRREKDKDIALKALADESQAAMKLAKQREDEIQGLKMRLRFREAGIKRLEAVASGKISAETHLLKEREEHLNEIEVLRAQVDRNQEATRFAMENLRLKEEIRRFKSFYEEGERERMNEQIMTLQNKLLEALDWKLMHESDPMIVQKETSEPTLSSGDDLLLSSHGSASPWRTSINEENEFLRMQAIQNQSELTCLQKKLDCCVDEKEKLQRHVDDLVRQLEAERTQDALRNQPGLPSMAKNQIPNTAPPEQIELKTMVDAIAAASQREAESHQMAIFLSKENDELKMKLKVLIEDNNKLIELYEAAVAQNHADGKETHKSKERMEEEQYHDSQFAGEQLEMNKEVQNVKHQLLEMHEENEKLMGLFEKAMQERDELKRLLASNEQKSVEKRGECDRPVELVEMYEENHLKLEESFMPVDENVTSNKTGFVETMMEGGHLLKLEDNSISVDAKSLLVESGLYEVNVQDASSECSVSSQDNDRSEDLTCSEIANLAENEVSGQSAQHKVETVMLNESESVRGDLLPNEAGSSEYKTSLGHQESGGSPKVDDRSAAICLSEDVSLFRKKLVEAQEKISNSAQSLSIFGTLERAILEVDQLSQEIGRLENGLQVKQQEYALSKVCSTEIHERRVILDKKLAALRYSLSSFSSSIRYFELREDQAREKLSASSMHLNQKKQELARLQASKDQMMDAHVRIKKSEIEMQNYLADLKSKVEEETRRLENDKVLFAIDNFEKTDARHSQRSWHLSGKATELLKSEEEKTKLQNQVKQTREKLGLARKEIEHMNHKLGKVEVDIQVVSNEIENTLQSVEEMGNKLQGIIKEREMLLEMKENGRDEFENMILEYHQHMFETELKEEEMRILDEEVQSESSKIEDLMRAKAVATERKSQLLEAIACHSCFVSDKIEEDLHSIRMSVMELNSLLK